The Arachis hypogaea cultivar Tifrunner chromosome 14, arahy.Tifrunner.gnm2.J5K5, whole genome shotgun sequence genome has a segment encoding these proteins:
- the LOC112742978 gene encoding protein LURP-one-related 15-like, which translates to MPPSVSSTGATVYAVIGPQFCAPHAVDLTLVKNVVKLSDTCFDVTDVNNNLVFKVKSNVVSLHDRIVIKDPQGNTIITLRHKTMTLHDRWQCFRGDSVKDKDLIFNVRRTFFVQHVAKLDVFLASNTDEKVCDYKVKGSFLERSATIYVGETDIITAAMKKHHTAGSILIGKDNFTISVSQNFDYGFAVAIIMILYELNHDD; encoded by the exons ATGCCACCATCCGTTAGCTCTACCGGCGCCACCGTCTACGCCGTTATTGGACCCCAATTTTGTGCTCCACATGCAGTGGATCTAACCCTGGTGAAGAACGTAGTGAAATTAAGCGACACTTGCTTTGATGTCACCGATGTCAATAACAACCTCGTTTTCAAAGTCAAGTCCAATGTTGTGTCCCTTCATGACCGCATTGTCATCAAAGATCCTCAGGGTAACACCATCATCACACTCCGACACAAG ACGATGACTCTACATGATCGATGGCAATGTTTTAGGGGTGACAGCGTGAAAGACAAAGATCTGATATTCAACGTAAGACGAACCTTCTTTGTCCAACATGTTGCCAAATTGGATGTGTTCTTAGCCAGTAACACCGACGAAAAAGTTTGTGATTACAAGGTTAAAGGTAGCTTTCTTGAACGATCAGCCACAATTTATGTTGGTGAGACCGACATTATTACCGCCGCG ATGAAAAAACATCACACTGCTGGGAGTATTCTCATTGGAAAAGACAATTTCACAATCTCTGTGAGCCAAAACTTTGATTATGGGTTTGCTGTGGCGATAATTATGATTCTTTATGAGCTCAACCATGACGATTAG